In Eremothecium gossypii ATCC 10895 chromosome V, complete sequence, the genomic stretch TCCGCGTACATCACACGGAGAACTACACGATGTTGAGGGTACTAGGCGGGCTACTTGGCGGTAAACCAAAAGAGCATGTTATTGACAAGTACACTAGGGACTTGACTGCCGTTACTTTTACAATACACGAGCTTGACAAACGGCTGAAGCGCAACGATGAGGTGTTAATGAGGTGGCAACACCGGTTGAAGATCTATGGGACGACACTTGTGGTTCTATTCGGCGCAATGGCGTATAGCAACTACCGGTCGCTACCTGTGACTGGCCTTACTTTCTTGCTCGGCTTGCTGGCTATACTGGGCCTGAGCCGGCTGTTGTGCAAGGTATTTGAATATCAGCGACGCAATATCGTGATAAAGCTGGATAAGGCTCGCGCGCAACACCAGGGCACGCTGGAGGATCTGAAGAAGGCGACGAACTTCTACTCCACACACTCGTTGATACAAAGGTTTTCGTCCGGCCCCTTGCAGAGCCAGGACGCTTCGACGTTGATGGACGAAGAGCTGCAATCCAAGTACGATGAACTGCAGAACCTGCAGAAGGAGCTGGCACAGCTACGTGGCGACAGTAGCGGAAAGAGCACGAATGAGGCACGCGAGGAAACTGACAGGTGGTTTGACAAGGTTCTAGACGTACTTTCCGGCGGTGGCTTTGCGATCGAGAATAACTTGGTGCCGGTAACCTGCCGGAAGTGCGCGAAAACCAGTGGCTGTTACGTCGTACGCAACACCGAATGGACGTATGTGTGTCCACACTGTGGTGAGCAGCAGACGAACAGCGCGGAGCCGGAGGGCACCACGTCCCGGTCTCCATCTGGCGACATGAAGGATAAAAATTCGACTACATAGTCCGCTGCATGACGCAGGCGACGTAGCTTATGTACTACCTAGTTCACTTTGACAGCGACATAATGGCATTCACGATATCCGAGTTGTGCTCCCGCAAAGCCTTCACAGCCTTGTTTCTGGAAACGTTTGCCTGTTGCATAACGAGCTCGATGTCCTGGCCATCCAAGCCGGACTCGTCAACCTGTCCAGCTTCGTCCTCCTCTGGGGCAGCAGCTGGggcagctggagcagctggggcggcggcggcggcggccatGTCTGCCTGGATAGACTGTGGGTCCTTGGCCGCACTTGCAgcttgctgctgcgcacGGGCCAAACGACGAGTGAAATCGTCGACCTTTGGCTCACCAAAGACCACGTAGTTACCACCTTGGGTCTTGTAAACGTCTGGGTTGTCAATGGCAAAGATCTGGTTGTTCTTCTTTCTGAATGTCACCCTTGTGATGCCAGGCATTGGCTTCATAGAGAATTTCTGAATCAATTCTCTAGCCTTCTTCTCATTCTTGCTGTAGATAGAAACTTTGGAGTTCTCTGGAATTTCTGACATGATTAAATGTTGGTTGAGGTATCCTCTGAAGAGCTAACTGAAATAAGGTGTTGGGAAAGTGGACAAAAGATCTTGTCACCTATGTCCCAGTTCTCGAGGTCTAAAAATTTTCAACAGCCCAGGCGAGCATAGCAAAAATGCGAATTCTGTGGATCGAACACAGGACCTCCAGATTTCGGACCGAAGTTAACTTCAGTCTGGCGCTCTCCCAACTGAGCTAAATCCGCAACTACACTTCTTCCATATCTCAGCTCGATAGCAATGGATAAAGAACGTCACATGGCTAACTATGGTTTTATCATGACCAGGTGTCTACTCTGTAGATCCCAAAAAAAAAGGGGCACATTATTATAGAGAATAGCATTACAGTGCTTTCAGACTGCGACAAGATGTTTAGTATAATGAGAGAATGTGATTAACTGCCGTCGCCTCAATATTTGCAGCTCCTTGAAATACTGTAATTCGTATAACAGGAGCTTATAGATTTCTTGTAACATATATGATGATTTTATATATGACTCTATCGTGATGGGGGATTAAACTGCCTGGGCCATCAGTTCAACAATCTCATTGGCAGGATCTTCATCGTGTCTTGCCGTCTCAATGTTGGTTAGGGCACGTTTGATGCCTATGTTGAGTTTTGGCGAGACATTGGCAAGCTGGTTAATAACCTGGACCCTGCCTGCATCGTCCAGGAAGTTGGTCTCAATCATAACGTTGTTGAACTCGTCTATAGAAGAGATGTTTGGGACGGCAATTTCATTGTCAAAACAGCTGAGGATATCCATCTGTTGCAACACGGAATAAGTCGAAGTTGTAGAGATAATCAACAGCCTCCGACCGCTTGGCGGCTTACGCTTGAGATATACCTTAAGGACCTGAAGAATGCTGTTCGAAAAGCGTGGACCAATTGGGACCCAGTCAACCAGGGTCTCAAGCGAGTCAACCACAAGAATATTCAACGGAGACTTGTAGGCATCGCGGAACGTATTGTCGATGTAGGCAATCTTGGCAGCCTCGGACATACCGGCGATCTCCACTGGGGAGATCATCCTGATAAAGGGAAAGCCCGACTTCAGCGCGATGGCTGCAGCTAGCGCGGTTTTACCAGAGCCAGCGGGGCCATGAACGAGCAAAGATACCAGCCTGGAGCGCTCGCTGTCTTTCACCTGCCGGACATATCTGGAGCCGTGCTTCAGAATCTGCTCTACGCGCGGAGAATAGTGGATGACCCCACCTTCAACGCACGTCTTCAAGTCTTCTTCACTGATCCCAAACGCTGGAGTCACTTCACTTAGCGCATTAAGAAAGTCTTCCCGTGTGACTTTCATACGTGCTATTTCTTTATCGTTCATGCGTGTCTTGCCTTCACCAATGTTAACGGTCTTGTTAATCGCAAAGGAACTCGCACTTTTGACAAGACCCTCAATCTCGGCACCTGAGAAGTTCTTCGTCAGGGCTGCAAGCTCCTTGAGGTCAACATCCGTTGCAAGCATACCGTTCTCACGCATTTTCTTGGTCTGTATTTCAAAAATCTGTAGCCGTCCAGGCTCGTCTGGAAGTTGAATTTCAACCTGAACTTCAAACCTGCCCGGGCGTAGCAATGCGTTGTCAATCAAGTCTCTACGGTTTGTCATACCAATCACCAAAATGTTGTTCAGCTGGTCTACACCGTCCATCTTCGCGAGCAGCTGGTTAACCACGTTGTCGCCTACCCCAGTCCCGTCTCCGCGGGATCCTCTTTGCTTGAACACAGAGTCCAATTCGTCAAAGATAATGATATGTAAAGATGATTCCTCTCCCTTGGACTTATACTCTGCCTCCGCATCTTTGAACAGGTTACGGATGTTTTCCTCAGAGGAACCAACATACTTGCTCAATATTTCCGGCCCATTGACAATCTTCGGTTCGCGCGCGTTTAGCATAGTCCCAATTTTCCGTGCAATTAAAGTCTTACCGGTACCTGGAGGCCCATAGAGCAGAAGACCCTTGACATGGGAGATACCGAGCTTTTCAATAACGGCAGGTGGGAAGATTCTGCTCGCAAACGCACGTCTGAAAATCTTGGTAAACTCACGATCGAGACCGCCGACGCCCAGGTCTTCAAACTTGAAGTCGGGCCGGATGACTGCGTCGGACCGAGGGCGAAGTGAATTCGAAGACTTCAAGTTCACTAGTCCATCCCGCCCTTTGTAATAATTCACCTGAGTCTGCTTCACGAGAATCCCCTTTGCCTCTATGCCATTTGCCACGGGGCTAATCACCTCAACATCTCCCAAATCGATAGTCTGTAGACTGCGCACGCGCAAGTCAAATATGTGCCCCTTAAACTCAAAGACAAGATATTGTGTGGCTGAAAACACCTGCGAGTCGAACGTTTTCAAAAAGTGCTTCGCGAGCTCATCCTGGTCAAACTGGGTGTCCACTGCCTTGGACCGGTTCCGGAACGATATCTCCAGGTCCAGCGCGCCCAAATATGCCTGCTTCCCGCTCTGCCGGAAAAGGTCAAACGGCCGCACCCGCACTTCTTGATTCAGTGACCAGCCTCCCCACGTCCGCTGATTGCCATTGAAGCCAATGGTACCCGGCTCCACGCTGCTCGAATGCTGCGTCGTGAAGACAAAGAACTCATCCACAGCAATGTAGATGTTGTCGGGAAAGTCTGATGGTGACACAGCAGCAACATTGGCCAACGCCAACGCATTGTTTGGACAGTTGGCGATTTTCATATTCCGCGGGGGCATGTCGACGTATTTCTTGTCTGGTGGCGAGTGACTAGCTCTACCGAATGACGGTAATCTACCTGAAAGGCCTAACTTATCCATTGTAGCCTTTTGCTGTTTGCGCTATTTACTAGTTGTGACTAGACGAGTAGATACTGGTAAGCAAGACAGGAGGTGCCAACGACAGACCACACGCTAACCACGTGATCACGAAGCTGATCCTTCACGATGGCCACCAGGGACGCTGCAACAATTTGGGACCACCCGAGCCCCCTCAGCGCTTGCTGTCTGTGCCAATTGGCCAGGTGGCTACTCAGCACCCTCCTTTTTCGCTGCGGAGCCCATTAGGACATAGACCACGATGCCAATCAACACCAGCTTCCAGTTCTTCATCAGAAAAGAGCGGTTGTCCGGCTCAATGTCCTCCTCAAACGCCGCTGTGGCCGACTTAGCGCCGGCCTTGCGGTCCTCGTATGTCTTCGTGCGCTTGCGCAGCTTCGTGATCGCTGCGTGCGGTCCTGGCGTGGCCTGCCGCACCACCGGGCGCAGCCCCTCGGTCGCCGGGTTCGGCCGCAATGACAGCTTGATGATATTTCCGCGCGCATCAGTATCCACTACCAGATCGTAGTGCCAAGGTGACGCGAGCTGCGAGATGTTAGTATGTGTGGGATGTGCATAACCACCCAGATACATACGTCAATGTAGGAAAAGCACGAATAGTTTTTGCCGGGGAGCGCTGCTCCCACGCAGTATTCCCCTGGCGGTAGCGCGTCGTTCATGTCGCTCACCTCAAATTCACCCTCTGTATGCCACAGTGCAGCCAGTGGCCGGCGATCGCGCAATGCCAGGTCTTCCGCGTATAGAAGAAGCTGCTGTTCAAACAGCACCGCCAGTGCCCTGCTGAATAGCAGTAGTAGCCATGCTGACGCTCTAGGAATCATTTCGGTGGTTCAGGAGGTAAAGTTCTTGTGCGAACGCCGACGTTGCAGAGCGAAAAGTGACCGCTGATCTTTTGAAATTCCTCATCATTGATACAGAGAGGGGGAAGTGGAAGCTACGTCTAGCAAAGTTGACCTGATGTTAACCATGTGGCGATGGTCAACCGGAGTTCGAACTATGCTCGGCTATGCAATGTGCTTCCTTGCATTAGGGTCTGCGCTGACCGTACGCCTGCATAGCACACGCACCAACCTGCCGCAATACCTCACGAGAGAGATTGGGGACGATGAATTCGAAGAATTACTCCGCAGCAGTGCTTCAGCAGGGCACAAGTGGCACGTGGAACAGTTTGTGGATGGCTCGAGGTGTTACGTACCTGAGACCGAGCAGAACATGGCGCCTGTGCCGGACGACCTGCTGGAACGCGGTATAAAGCTTGTGGAGGAGGCGACCGTTGGAAAGAAGTTGGAGTATCTTCCAATCAGCTACTGGGGGTACAAGTTTATCAATAGCGAATTGAACAAAACGGTGATCCAACATAAGGACCAGCATCAA encodes the following:
- the LNP1 gene encoding Lnp1p (Syntenic homolog of Saccharomyces cerevisiae YHR192W), with protein sequence MLRVLGGLLGGKPKEHVIDKYTRDLTAVTFTIHELDKRLKRNDEVLMRWQHRLKIYGTTLVVLFGAMAYSNYRSLPVTGLTFLLGLLAILGLSRLLCKVFEYQRRNIVIKLDKARAQHQGTLEDLKKATNFYSTHSLIQRFSSGPLQSQDASTLMDEELQSKYDELQNLQKELAQLRGDSSGKSTNEAREETDRWFDKVLDVLSGGGFAIENNLVPVTCRKCAKTSGCYVVRNTEWTYVCPHCGEQQTNSAEPEGTTSRSPSGDMKDKNSTT
- the EGD2 gene encoding Egd2p (Syntenic homolog of Saccharomyces cerevisiae YHR193C (EGD2)), with translation MSEIPENSKVSIYSKNEKKARELIQKFSMKPMPGITRVTFRKKNNQIFAIDNPDVYKTQGGNYVVFGEPKVDDFTRRLARAQQQAASAAKDPQSIQADMAAAAAAPAAPAAPAAAPEEDEAGQVDESGLDGQDIELVMQQANVSRNKAVKALREHNSDIVNAIMSLSK
- the SEC18 gene encoding AAA family ATPase SEC18 (Syntenic homolog of Saccharomyces cerevisiae YBR080C (SEC18)), coding for MDKLGLSGRLPSFGRASHSPPDKKYVDMPPRNMKIANCPNNALALANVAAVSPSDFPDNIYIAVDEFFVFTTQHSSSVEPGTIGFNGNQRTWGGWSLNQEVRVRPFDLFRQSGKQAYLGALDLEISFRNRSKAVDTQFDQDELAKHFLKTFDSQVFSATQYLVFEFKGHIFDLRVRSLQTIDLGDVEVISPVANGIEAKGILVKQTQVNYYKGRDGLVNLKSSNSLRPRSDAVIRPDFKFEDLGVGGLDREFTKIFRRAFASRIFPPAVIEKLGISHVKGLLLYGPPGTGKTLIARKIGTMLNAREPKIVNGPEILSKYVGSSEENIRNLFKDAEAEYKSKGEESSLHIIIFDELDSVFKQRGSRGDGTGVGDNVVNQLLAKMDGVDQLNNILVIGMTNRRDLIDNALLRPGRFEVQVEIQLPDEPGRLQIFEIQTKKMRENGMLATDVDLKELAALTKNFSGAEIEGLVKSASSFAINKTVNIGEGKTRMNDKEIARMKVTREDFLNALSEVTPAFGISEEDLKTCVEGGVIHYSPRVEQILKHGSRYVRQVKDSERSRLVSLLVHGPAGSGKTALAAAIALKSGFPFIRMISPVEIAGMSEAAKIAYIDNTFRDAYKSPLNILVVDSLETLVDWVPIGPRFSNSILQVLKVYLKRKPPSGRRLLIISTTSTYSVLQQMDILSCFDNEIAVPNISSIDEFNNVMIETNFLDDAGRVQVINQLANVSPKLNIGIKRALTNIETARHDEDPANEIVELMAQAV
- the EMC10 gene encoding Emc10p (Syntenic homolog of Saccharomyces cerevisiae YDR056C; 1-intron), coding for MIPRASAWLLLLFSRALAVLFEQQLLLYAEDLALRDRRPLAALWHTEGEFEVSDMNDALPPGEYCVGAALPGKNYSCFSYIDLASPWHYDLVVDTDARGNIIKLSLRPNPATEGLRPVVRQATPGPHAAITKLRKRTKTYEDRKAGAKSATAAFEEDIEPDNRSFLMKNWKLVLIGIVVYVLMGSAAKKEGAE